The proteins below are encoded in one region of Streptomyces sp. NBC_00490:
- a CDS encoding SDR family oxidoreductase, with protein sequence MTGVETPAYEPGHALLSGRTAVITAAAGAGIGGATARRFLEEGARVLISDAHTRRLKEYEAELGRDFPGAVTALPCDVTDESQVRTLFDTAVAEHGRLDVVVNNAGLGGTAPLVDMSDDQWSRVLDVTLTGTFRCTRAALRLMRDSGTGVIVNNASVVGWRAQAGQAHYAAAKAGVMALTRCAALEAAEFGVRVNAVAPSLAMHPHLAKVTTPELLEELTAREAFGRYAEPWEVANVIVFLASGYSSYMTGEVVAVSSQHA encoded by the coding sequence ATGACAGGCGTCGAGACTCCGGCGTACGAGCCAGGGCACGCACTGCTGAGCGGGCGCACCGCCGTCATCACCGCGGCGGCCGGCGCCGGTATCGGCGGCGCCACCGCGCGGCGGTTCCTGGAGGAGGGCGCGCGGGTGCTGATCAGCGACGCGCACACGCGGCGGCTCAAGGAGTACGAGGCCGAGCTCGGGCGGGACTTCCCGGGCGCGGTGACGGCCCTGCCCTGCGATGTCACCGACGAGTCCCAGGTGCGGACCCTGTTCGACACCGCCGTCGCGGAACACGGGCGGCTGGACGTCGTCGTGAACAACGCCGGGCTCGGCGGGACCGCACCTCTCGTCGACATGTCCGACGACCAGTGGTCCCGCGTCCTGGACGTCACGCTGACCGGCACCTTCCGCTGCACCCGGGCCGCGCTGCGGCTGATGCGGGACTCCGGCACCGGCGTCATCGTCAACAACGCCTCCGTCGTCGGCTGGCGCGCCCAGGCCGGGCAGGCGCACTACGCCGCCGCGAAGGCGGGCGTGATGGCGCTGACCCGCTGCGCGGCCCTGGAGGCCGCCGAGTTCGGGGTGCGCGTCAACGCGGTGGCGCCGAGCCTCGCCATGCACCCGCACCTCGCGAAGGTGACCACACCGGAGCTGCTGGAGGAGCTGACCGCGCGGGAGGCGTTCGGGCGGTACGCCGAACCGTGGGAGGTGGCCAACGTGATCGTGTTCCTGGCGTCCGGCTACTCCTCGTACATGACGGGCGAAGTCGTCGCCGTCAGCAGCCAGCACGCCTGA
- a CDS encoding acyl-CoA dehydrogenase family protein, giving the protein MDLAFTREEEAFRAEARAWLTAHVPSEPLPSLETAEGFAAHRAWEAELAADRWSVVDWPTEYGGRDAGLVRWLLFEEEYYAAGAPGRVNQNGVSLLAPTLFDHGTREQRARVLPSMAGGEVVWAQAWSEPEAGSDLASLRSKAVRTAGGWRLSGQKTWSSRAAFADRAFGLFRSDPDAPKPHQGLTYLMFDLRAPGVTVRPTARLDGKPAFAELFLDEVFVPDEDVIGEPGQGWRIAMSTAGNERGLKLRSPGRFLAAADRLHRLWEAQGSPAWAGDRVADALIGARAYRLFTFAAASRVLDGAALGPESSLNKVFWSEYDIALTETALDLLGAQGELADTDWSERYVFSLAGPIYAGTNEIQRDIIAERLLGLPKGRR; this is encoded by the coding sequence ATGGACCTCGCCTTCACGCGGGAAGAGGAGGCCTTCCGGGCCGAGGCCCGTGCGTGGCTGACCGCCCATGTGCCGTCCGAGCCGCTGCCTTCCCTGGAGACGGCGGAGGGCTTCGCGGCGCACCGCGCGTGGGAGGCCGAACTGGCCGCGGACCGCTGGTCGGTGGTCGACTGGCCGACGGAGTACGGCGGCCGGGACGCGGGGCTGGTCCGCTGGCTGCTGTTCGAGGAGGAGTACTACGCGGCGGGCGCCCCCGGACGCGTCAACCAGAACGGGGTCAGCCTGCTCGCACCGACCCTCTTCGACCACGGGACGCGGGAGCAACGCGCGCGTGTGCTGCCGTCGATGGCCGGTGGCGAGGTGGTCTGGGCGCAGGCGTGGTCGGAACCGGAGGCCGGTTCGGACCTGGCGTCCCTGCGCTCGAAGGCGGTCCGTACGGCGGGCGGCTGGCGGCTGAGCGGGCAGAAGACGTGGTCGTCGCGGGCGGCCTTCGCGGACCGTGCGTTCGGCCTGTTCCGCAGCGACCCGGACGCCCCGAAGCCGCACCAGGGTCTGACGTACCTGATGTTCGATCTGCGTGCGCCGGGCGTCACGGTCCGGCCGACAGCCCGCCTGGACGGCAAGCCGGCCTTCGCGGAACTCTTCCTCGACGAGGTGTTCGTGCCGGACGAGGACGTGATCGGGGAGCCGGGGCAGGGCTGGCGGATCGCGATGTCGACGGCGGGCAACGAACGGGGGCTCAAGCTCCGCTCCCCCGGCCGTTTTCTGGCCGCCGCGGACCGTCTGCACCGGCTGTGGGAGGCCCAGGGCAGCCCGGCGTGGGCCGGCGACCGGGTGGCGGACGCGTTGATCGGAGCCCGCGCCTACCGGCTCTTCACCTTCGCGGCGGCCTCCCGTGTCCTGGACGGCGCGGCACTGGGCCCGGAGTCCAGCCTCAACAAGGTCTTCTGGTCGGAGTACGACATCGCGCTGACGGAGACGGCCCTGGATCTCCTGGGCGCCCAGGGCGAGTTGGCGGACACCGACTGGTCCGAGCGCTACGTCTTCTCCCTCGCCGGCCCCATCTACGCGGGCACCAACGAGATCCAGCGCGACATCATCGCCGAGCGCCTGCTCGGCCTGCCGAAGGGACGCCGGTGA
- a CDS encoding acyl-CoA dehydrogenase family protein, translated as MRFLVDAEQRAFGASLDAMLTAADTPAVIRDWSRGDHVRGRAVWARVAEAGVFALAVPEAYEGMGLRPVELALAFVELGRHAVPGPLVETVAAAALLAGLDDQGPAKRWLPALASGESAATLTTGPYALDADMAGLRLTISPSLSGPAAATPTELRLAPPPGPPLPSLDPARRLFPADPHRGELLATDPKSLTSALLLARLTTAAQALGVGLALLDRTVSYVGQRTQFGTPIGSFQAVKHRLADAKVALEFARPLLLGAALTMAPEDVAAAKVTACEAAYTTARTALQLHGAIGYTAEYDLSLWLTKARALRTAWGGPDECRAAVLSGGRRC; from the coding sequence ATGAGGTTCCTCGTGGACGCCGAGCAGCGTGCCTTCGGTGCCTCGCTGGACGCGATGCTGACCGCCGCGGACACCCCGGCGGTGATACGGGACTGGAGCCGGGGCGACCATGTGAGGGGGCGCGCGGTGTGGGCGCGGGTCGCGGAGGCGGGGGTCTTCGCGCTGGCGGTTCCGGAGGCGTACGAGGGGATGGGCCTGCGGCCCGTCGAACTCGCGCTCGCCTTCGTCGAGTTGGGCCGGCATGCGGTGCCCGGCCCGCTGGTGGAGACGGTCGCGGCGGCGGCACTGCTGGCGGGGCTGGACGACCAGGGTCCGGCGAAGCGCTGGCTGCCCGCGCTGGCCTCGGGCGAATCGGCGGCAACGCTGACCACGGGGCCGTACGCACTGGACGCGGACATGGCCGGCCTACGGCTGACGATCTCCCCCTCCCTCAGCGGTCCTGCCGCGGCCACCCCCACCGAACTCCGCCTCGCTCCCCCGCCCGGCCCCCCGCTCCCCTCCCTCGACCCGGCCCGCCGCCTCTTCCCGGCCGACCCCCACCGCGGTGAACTCCTCGCCACCGACCCGAAGTCCCTCACCTCGGCCCTGCTGCTGGCCCGCCTCACCACCGCCGCCCAGGCCCTCGGCGTCGGCCTCGCGCTCCTCGACAGGACCGTCTCCTACGTCGGGCAACGCACCCAGTTCGGCACCCCCATAGGCTCGTTCCAAGCCGTGAAGCACCGCCTCGCCGATGCCAAGGTCGCCCTGGAGTTCGCCCGCCCCCTGCTCCTGGGCGCCGCCCTGACCATGGCGCCGGAGGATGTCGCCGCCGCGAAGGTCACCGCGTGCGAGGCGGCGTACACCACCGCCCGTACCGCGCTCCAACTGCACGGCGCGATCGGGTACACGGCGGAGTACGACCTGTCGCTGTGGCTGACCAAGGCCCGCGCCCTGCGGACCGCGTGGGGCGGCCCGGACGAGTGCCGGGCCGCCGTCCTCAGTGGTGGTCGCCGCTGCTGA
- the qcrB gene encoding cytochrome bc1 complex cytochrome b subunit, which translates to MDGARSVDEARGRTPAKGERIADWADGRLGLYGLAKANMRKVFPDHWSFMLGEICLYSFLVIILTGIYLTLFFEPSGVEVVYHGSYEPLNGIVMTRAFESTLDISFDVRGGLLIRQIHHWAALVFVTGMLVHMMRVFFTGAFRKPRELNWVFGWTLLMLGILTGLTGYSLPDDLLSGTGIRFAQGAILSVPVIGTYLSFFLFGGEFPGHDIIPRLFPIHVLLLPGIMLGLVVAHLILVFYHKHTQYPGPGRDERTVVGMPLLPVYTAKAGGFFFLVFGVLALMGGLAQINPVWAFGPYRPDLVTTGAQPDWYLGFSEGLIRVMPGWEISAWGHSLVLGVFIPFSLFPLILLAIGVYPFVEAWITGDKREHHILDRPRNVPVRTGLGVAWLSLYVVLLIGGGNDVVATHLHLSINAITWFVRISVFVVPVLAFIVTKRVCLGLQRRDRDTVLHGRESGVIKRLPHGEYVEIHEPLAQDRLHTLTQHEQNPPYEIGPLLDTNGVRRPVTVSQRVRARLAYVMFGPETRIPKPTAEEYRQISSGDHH; encoded by the coding sequence ATGGACGGCGCGCGATCGGTGGACGAGGCGCGGGGACGGACCCCCGCGAAGGGCGAGAGGATCGCCGACTGGGCGGACGGGCGGCTCGGCCTGTACGGGCTGGCCAAGGCCAACATGCGCAAGGTCTTTCCCGACCACTGGTCCTTCATGCTCGGCGAGATCTGCCTCTACAGCTTCCTCGTCATCATCCTCACCGGCATCTATCTCACCCTGTTCTTCGAGCCCAGCGGCGTCGAAGTCGTCTATCACGGCTCGTACGAGCCCCTCAACGGCATCGTGATGACCCGGGCGTTCGAGTCCACGCTGGACATCAGCTTCGACGTGCGCGGCGGGCTGCTGATCCGGCAGATCCACCACTGGGCGGCGCTGGTCTTCGTCACCGGGATGCTCGTGCACATGATGCGGGTGTTCTTCACCGGCGCGTTCCGCAAGCCCCGCGAACTCAACTGGGTGTTCGGCTGGACCCTGTTGATGCTCGGCATCCTCACCGGACTGACCGGCTACTCCCTCCCGGACGACCTGCTGTCCGGCACCGGTATCCGCTTCGCGCAGGGCGCGATCCTGTCGGTCCCGGTCATCGGGACGTATCTGTCCTTCTTCCTGTTCGGCGGGGAGTTCCCGGGCCACGACATCATCCCGAGACTGTTCCCGATCCATGTCCTGCTGCTGCCGGGGATCATGCTGGGCCTGGTGGTCGCGCATCTGATCCTGGTCTTCTACCACAAGCACACGCAGTACCCGGGGCCCGGCCGTGACGAGAGGACGGTCGTGGGGATGCCGCTCCTGCCGGTGTACACGGCCAAGGCGGGCGGCTTCTTCTTCCTCGTCTTCGGGGTGCTGGCGCTCATGGGCGGCCTCGCCCAGATCAACCCCGTGTGGGCGTTCGGCCCCTACCGCCCCGACCTGGTCACCACCGGCGCCCAGCCCGACTGGTATCTCGGTTTCTCCGAGGGTCTGATCCGGGTGATGCCGGGATGGGAGATCAGCGCCTGGGGCCACTCCCTGGTGCTGGGTGTCTTCATCCCCTTCTCGCTCTTCCCGCTGATCCTGCTCGCCATCGGCGTCTACCCCTTCGTCGAGGCGTGGATCACCGGCGACAAACGCGAGCACCACATCCTGGACCGGCCGCGCAACGTCCCCGTGCGGACCGGCCTCGGCGTGGCCTGGCTGAGCCTGTACGTCGTCCTGCTGATCGGCGGCGGCAACGACGTCGTGGCCACGCATCTGCATCTGTCCATCAACGCGATCACCTGGTTCGTGCGGATCTCCGTCTTCGTCGTGCCGGTCCTCGCGTTCATCGTGACGAAGCGGGTCTGTCTGGGGCTTCAGCGCCGGGACCGGGACACGGTGCTGCACGGCCGGGAGTCGGGCGTCATCAAACGGCTCCCGCACGGGGAGTACGTCGAGATCCACGAACCCCTCGCGCAGGACCGGCTGCACACCCTCACCCAGCACGAGCAGAACCCGCCGTACGAGATCGGACCGCTCCTCGACACGAACGGTGTGCGGCGGCCGGTCACGGTCTCCCAGCGGGTGCGGGCGCGGCTGGCGTATGTGATGTTCGGGCCCGAGACGCGGATTCCCAAGCCGACGGCGGAGGAGTACCGGCAGATCAGCAGCGGCGACCACCACTGA
- a CDS encoding vWA domain-containing protein, translating to MSAISLTKVEETAPALVSLYKSAGVSLRKHGLDGLRAAVYLVVDYSGSMKPYYKDGSVQALADRVLGLSAHLDDDGTVPVVFFSTEVDAETEIALADHQGRIERIVAGLGHMGKTSYHLAMDAVIDHYLDSGSRAPALVVFQTDGGPINKLAAERYLCKAAKLPLFWQFIGFGDASSKQFDYLRKLDDLSVPDKRVVDNAGFFHAGAEPRKVSDTELYDQIVGEFPKWLVAARAQGIIAPGA from the coding sequence ATGTCCGCGATCAGTCTCACCAAGGTGGAGGAGACCGCGCCCGCGCTGGTCAGCCTCTACAAGAGCGCAGGGGTCTCGCTGCGCAAGCACGGCCTGGACGGGCTGCGGGCCGCGGTCTACCTCGTCGTCGACTACTCCGGGTCCATGAAGCCGTACTACAAGGACGGCAGTGTGCAGGCGCTCGCCGACCGGGTGCTGGGACTGTCCGCCCACCTCGACGACGACGGCACCGTGCCGGTGGTGTTCTTCTCCACCGAGGTCGACGCCGAGACCGAGATCGCGCTCGCCGACCACCAGGGGCGGATCGAACGGATCGTGGCCGGGCTCGGGCACATGGGCAAGACCAGCTACCACCTGGCCATGGACGCGGTCATCGACCACTACCTCGACAGCGGCTCGCGGGCACCCGCCCTCGTCGTCTTCCAGACCGACGGCGGCCCGATCAACAAGCTCGCCGCCGAACGGTACCTGTGCAAGGCCGCGAAGCTCCCGCTGTTCTGGCAGTTCATCGGGTTCGGGGACGCCAGCAGCAAGCAGTTCGACTATCTGCGCAAGCTCGACGACCTGTCCGTCCCGGACAAGCGGGTCGTCGACAACGCCGGGTTCTTCCATGCCGGTGCGGAGCCGCGGAAGGTGTCCGACACCGAGCTGTACGACCAGATCGTCGGGGAGTTCCCGAAGTGGCTGGTGGCCGCGCGAGCGCAGGGGATCATCGCGCCGGGCGCCTGA
- a CDS encoding rhomboid family intramembrane serine protease, translating into MEPESAVTTCYRHPQVESHVRCTRCERYICPDCMREAAVGHQCVECVKEGARSVRQARTVVGGRVSAVPLVTYVLIGLNALVYLGEVIRPEIVDRFAMLTAALVGPDGGHYVYQSSYPSDFHAEGVVAGQWERLLTSGFLHLEPTEGTFGLMHIVMNMWSLWQLGRVVEPMLGRVRYLALYLLSTVGGSVAVLLIAAPGEGAVGASGAIFGLGAAYYVLARRVGADMGAVNRLMVFLLVWLAASAAFTSWEGHLGGLLTGGAVTLAYAYAPRGPRRGLIQTVACVALLALLMVLSIVKVSELTR; encoded by the coding sequence GTGGAACCCGAGTCCGCCGTCACCACCTGTTACCGCCATCCCCAGGTGGAGTCCCATGTCCGCTGCACCCGCTGTGAGCGGTACATCTGCCCGGACTGCATGCGCGAGGCGGCCGTCGGCCACCAGTGCGTGGAGTGCGTGAAGGAGGGCGCGCGGTCCGTCCGCCAGGCCCGGACGGTCGTCGGCGGGCGGGTGTCGGCGGTGCCGCTGGTGACGTACGTCCTGATCGGGCTCAATGCCCTGGTGTACCTCGGCGAGGTGATCCGCCCGGAGATCGTGGACCGCTTCGCGATGCTGACCGCCGCTCTGGTGGGCCCGGACGGCGGCCACTACGTCTACCAGTCCTCCTACCCGTCGGACTTCCACGCGGAGGGCGTGGTGGCAGGGCAGTGGGAGCGGCTGCTGACCAGCGGCTTCCTGCACCTGGAGCCGACCGAGGGAACGTTCGGCCTGATGCACATCGTGATGAACATGTGGTCGCTGTGGCAGCTCGGCCGGGTCGTGGAGCCGATGCTGGGCCGGGTCCGCTATCTGGCGCTGTACCTGCTGTCGACGGTCGGCGGTTCGGTCGCGGTGCTGCTGATCGCCGCCCCGGGAGAGGGTGCCGTGGGCGCCTCGGGGGCGATCTTCGGCCTGGGGGCGGCGTACTACGTCCTGGCCCGCCGCGTGGGCGCGGACATGGGGGCGGTCAACCGCCTCATGGTCTTCCTGCTCGTGTGGCTCGCGGCCTCCGCGGCCTTCACCTCGTGGGAGGGCCACCTCGGCGGCCTGCTCACGGGCGGCGCCGTGACGCTGGCGTACGCGTATGCTCCCCGCGGGCCACGGCGCGGGCTGATCCAGACGGTCGCCTGTGTGGCGCTGCTGGCGCTGCTCATGGTCCTGTCGATCGTGAAAGTCTCGGAGCTGACCCGGTGA
- a CDS encoding chitosanase has protein sequence MKRARTLVLFAAVPVVITAAAYLLAPTDSADTQGKPSVSASQRALEEAKSRAEDEQAADDEAIAALPPGLSAPAKKELAQQIVASAENSTLDWRSAYGYIEDIGDGQGYTAGIIGFCTGTHDLLTLVERYTKAHPDNGLARYLPALREVDGTDSHEGLDPGFTKAWKAEAEVAAFRQAQDQERDRVYFDPAVRLAKLDGLGTLGQFVYYDAMVFHGPGTNATSFYGLRERAIHEADPPSEGGSEKAYLDIFLDIREQAMRTRHGDIDTSRVDTAQRRFLYDGKLDLDTPLTWQVYGETFKVP, from the coding sequence GTGAAACGAGCAAGGACCCTTGTGCTGTTCGCGGCCGTACCCGTCGTCATCACGGCGGCGGCCTACCTGCTCGCCCCCACGGACTCCGCCGACACCCAGGGAAAGCCGTCGGTGTCCGCCTCGCAGCGGGCGCTCGAGGAGGCCAAGAGCCGGGCCGAGGACGAACAGGCGGCGGACGACGAGGCGATCGCCGCCCTGCCCCCCGGGCTGTCCGCACCCGCCAAGAAGGAGCTGGCCCAGCAGATCGTGGCGAGCGCCGAGAACTCCACCCTCGACTGGCGCTCCGCCTACGGCTACATCGAGGACATCGGGGACGGCCAGGGCTACACGGCCGGCATCATCGGCTTCTGCACCGGGACCCACGACCTGCTCACCCTGGTCGAGCGCTACACGAAGGCCCACCCGGACAACGGTCTGGCCCGCTATCTGCCCGCCCTGCGCGAGGTCGACGGCACGGACTCCCACGAGGGCCTGGACCCCGGCTTCACGAAGGCCTGGAAGGCGGAGGCCGAGGTGGCGGCCTTCCGCCAGGCCCAGGACCAGGAACGCGACCGCGTCTACTTCGACCCCGCGGTCCGCCTCGCCAAGCTGGACGGACTGGGGACGCTGGGCCAGTTCGTCTACTACGACGCCATGGTCTTCCACGGTCCCGGCACCAACGCCACCAGCTTCTACGGCCTGCGCGAACGCGCGATCCACGAGGCCGACCCGCCCTCCGAGGGCGGCTCCGAGAAGGCCTACCTCGACATCTTCCTCGACATCCGCGAGCAGGCCATGCGCACCCGGCACGGGGACATCGACACCTCCCGCGTCGACACCGCGCAACGGCGGTTCCTGTACGACGGGAAGCTGGACCTGGACACACCGCTGACGTGGCAGGTGTACGGGGAGACCTTCAAGGTGCCTTAG
- a CDS encoding glycoside hydrolase family 113: MKRRAVAAAAVAVLLAAGCTTTKPSGGSRGKKATSTMRGITLPSWYRTDYDSPAADRYLRDIRATGARWVTFTPTWYQQRRTDTVMRPTEETASDASLERIVRRAHAAGLKVMIKPHVDLPGDKDRAEIRPRDSSAWFTAYRRFLTHYAGIAADTGAERLAVGTELAGVSGDTEAWTRVVDTVRDHYDGSLTYAANYDEYRKIRFWKELDLIGIDAYWPLSGRPTEDTARLRRAWQPIAEELAAFARRQDRRILFTEAGYVSQRGSTTAPYAWDLSDRDGDAEQAAAYRALLETFTGRDWWAGVCWWMWDDWPDSGETPAKLAYTPHGKPAERVLRETWGASRDVPEETSS; the protein is encoded by the coding sequence ATGAAGAGGAGGGCCGTCGCCGCTGCCGCGGTGGCGGTCCTCCTCGCCGCCGGCTGTACGACCACGAAGCCCTCCGGCGGCTCCCGTGGCAAGAAAGCGACCTCGACGATGCGCGGCATCACCCTGCCGTCCTGGTACCGCACCGACTACGACAGCCCCGCCGCCGACCGCTATCTGCGGGACATCCGGGCGACCGGGGCCCGCTGGGTCACCTTCACCCCGACCTGGTACCAGCAGCGGCGCACCGACACGGTCATGCGCCCCACCGAGGAGACCGCCAGCGACGCGAGCCTGGAACGGATCGTGCGCCGTGCCCACGCGGCCGGCCTCAAGGTGATGATCAAGCCGCATGTGGACCTGCCCGGCGACAAAGACCGCGCCGAGATCCGCCCCCGCGACAGCTCCGCCTGGTTCACCGCCTACCGCCGTTTCCTCACCCACTACGCCGGCATCGCGGCCGACACGGGCGCCGAACGGCTCGCGGTGGGCACCGAACTCGCCGGGGTCTCCGGCGACACCGAGGCCTGGACCAGGGTCGTCGACACCGTCCGCGACCACTACGACGGCTCTTTGACCTACGCCGCCAACTACGACGAGTACCGCAAGATCCGCTTCTGGAAGGAGCTCGACCTCATCGGCATCGACGCCTACTGGCCGCTGTCCGGCAGACCCACCGAGGACACCGCCCGCCTGCGCCGCGCCTGGCAGCCGATCGCCGAGGAACTCGCCGCGTTCGCCCGGCGCCAGGACCGGCGGATCCTGTTCACCGAGGCCGGCTACGTCAGCCAGCGCGGCTCCACCACCGCACCGTACGCCTGGGACCTCAGCGACCGTGACGGGGACGCCGAACAGGCCGCCGCCTACCGGGCGTTGCTGGAGACGTTCACCGGCCGCGACTGGTGGGCCGGGGTCTGCTGGTGGATGTGGGACGACTGGCCGGACAGCGGCGAGACCCCCGCGAAGCTGGCGTACACCCCGCACGGCAAACCGGCGGAGCGGGTACTGCGGGAGACGTGGGGCGCCTCCCGGGACGTCCCCGAGGAGACCTCCTCCTAA
- a CDS encoding polysaccharide deacetylase family protein, translating to MTVRPVIRTRRRRIPKFSVLLLLVAALLSGTFLAAGAQAAPGGDRPGRENVGGTSGLSRVDLKSWAKSQLKADRARHTKQRQKPSATTLSTATAFPVRTATAVTRQAALLQAADVAAAADPTTLVLYDTAGPYGQLGELYAMAAANLAGHFGTVTAKPVQQYTAGMVNSYTAVVYIGSTYYCCDTPDAIPAAFYQDASTTTKPVIWMGANIWNMANSVGVAQFTQKYGWDPTTSYYEDGGSIGTVTQVTYKTRALTRKIPAGQDGGVLRPNVLTGPGYPAVTRVAEGLDTSNAHTFGWAVRSSNLTYIGEIPFAYVSESDRIIVLEDLLFDALAPATTERHRALLRLEDISPDSEPAELRAMADLLKAENIAYGINVIPVYTDPNGTYNNGVPETVTLAQRPQVVSALKYMLARGAVLMNHGYTHQYGTVANPYNGVTGDDFEFYRAHVDASDNVVYDGPVAGDSTAWAQGRVTSALAAFTAAGLPKPTLWTTPHYAASATDYRVFGANYAARLERSLYFSGTLSGNSAGPNVFIGQFFPYVVRDVYGTKVLPENIGNYEPDAYNNHPPRLPADLIASARANLAVRDGFASFFYHPYFPTQPLKETIDGIEALGYTFVSPTSL from the coding sequence ATGACCGTGAGACCAGTGATCCGTACCCGGAGACGACGAATTCCGAAGTTCTCCGTGCTCCTGCTGCTCGTCGCCGCCCTGCTCAGCGGCACTTTCCTGGCCGCGGGCGCCCAGGCCGCCCCGGGCGGGGACCGGCCCGGCCGCGAGAACGTCGGCGGCACATCCGGACTGAGCCGCGTCGATCTCAAGAGCTGGGCGAAGTCCCAGCTCAAGGCCGACCGGGCACGCCACACGAAACAGCGCCAGAAGCCCTCGGCGACCACCCTGTCGACCGCGACCGCCTTCCCGGTCCGGACCGCCACCGCCGTGACCCGGCAGGCCGCGCTGCTGCAGGCCGCCGACGTCGCCGCCGCGGCCGACCCGACCACCCTCGTCCTCTACGACACCGCGGGCCCCTACGGGCAGTTGGGCGAGCTGTACGCCATGGCCGCGGCCAACCTGGCGGGCCACTTCGGCACCGTGACCGCCAAGCCCGTCCAGCAGTACACGGCTGGCATGGTCAACTCGTACACGGCCGTGGTCTACATCGGCTCGACCTACTACTGCTGCGACACCCCGGACGCCATCCCGGCCGCCTTCTACCAGGACGCCTCCACCACGACCAAGCCCGTGATCTGGATGGGTGCCAACATCTGGAACATGGCCAACTCCGTGGGCGTAGCCCAGTTCACGCAGAAGTACGGCTGGGACCCGACGACGTCGTACTACGAGGACGGTGGTTCGATCGGCACCGTGACACAGGTGACGTACAAGACCCGGGCCCTCACCCGGAAGATCCCGGCGGGCCAGGACGGCGGAGTGCTGCGCCCCAACGTCCTCACCGGACCGGGCTATCCCGCCGTCACCAGGGTCGCGGAGGGACTGGACACCTCCAACGCCCACACCTTCGGATGGGCCGTGCGGTCGTCCAACCTGACCTACATCGGTGAGATCCCGTTCGCGTACGTCTCCGAGAGCGACCGGATCATCGTCCTGGAGGACCTCCTCTTCGACGCCCTCGCGCCGGCCACCACCGAACGGCACCGCGCGCTCCTGCGCCTGGAGGACATCAGCCCCGACTCGGAACCCGCCGAACTACGGGCGATGGCCGATCTGTTGAAGGCGGAGAACATCGCCTACGGCATCAACGTGATCCCCGTCTACACCGACCCCAACGGCACCTACAACAACGGGGTCCCCGAGACGGTCACCCTCGCCCAGCGGCCGCAGGTGGTCAGCGCCCTGAAGTACATGCTGGCCCGGGGCGCGGTCCTCATGAACCACGGCTACACCCACCAGTACGGCACCGTCGCCAACCCCTACAACGGCGTCACCGGCGACGACTTCGAGTTCTACCGGGCCCACGTCGACGCCTCCGACAACGTCGTCTACGACGGCCCGGTCGCCGGGGACTCCACCGCCTGGGCACAGGGCCGGGTGACCAGCGCGCTCGCCGCGTTCACCGCCGCCGGGCTGCCGAAGCCGACGCTGTGGACCACCCCGCACTACGCGGCATCGGCCACCGACTACCGGGTGTTCGGCGCCAACTACGCGGCCCGCCTGGAGCGTTCGCTGTACTTCTCCGGAACGCTCAGCGGCAACTCCGCCGGACCCAACGTGTTCATCGGCCAGTTCTTCCCGTACGTGGTGCGGGACGTGTACGGCACCAAGGTGCTGCCCGAGAACATCGGCAACTACGAGCCGGACGCCTACAACAACCATCCGCCACGGCTGCCGGCCGACCTCATCGCCTCGGCCAGGGCCAACCTGGCCGTCCGGGACGGGTTCGCCAGCTTCTTCTACCACCCGTACTTCCCGACCCAGCCGCTCAAGGAGACGATCGACGGCATCGAGGCCCTCGGCTACACCTTCGTCAGCCCGACGAGCCTGTGA